The Fervidicoccaceae archaeon genome contains a region encoding:
- a CDS encoding nicotinate phosphoribosyltransferase, whose translation MKFIVASDDEILRGEATDIYFLRTKKILEREGLEGVRVRAEVHAYGLPRGYNWAVLAGVDEALKLFEGRSVDVYAMEEGTVFRALQPLVLIEGPYSEFVELETSLLGMLRFYTSIATKAARIKKAAGEKTVLFFGLRCVHPIVQPAVDRAALIGGVDGVSGALSRKYNEVEPVGTMPHSLVIVLGGVERAAEAFDKHVEPEVPRIVLVDTFLDEREEALRAARTLGERLSGVRLDTPSSRRGDMRRIVEEVRWALRLEGFERVKIFVSGGIDEEEAAGLRDLVDGFGVGTSIAFPPSVDISMDIVEVMEGGAWRPRTKRGKLPGARQVYRCSVNEDHVVRWGASAPECSDGTSPEPLLKPAVMRGRIVRTPRPLAEVRKRVLAQLSQLSL comes from the coding sequence GTGAAATTCATAGTGGCGAGCGACGACGAGATCTTACGAGGCGAAGCTACGGACATCTATTTCTTGAGGACCAAGAAGATCCTAGAGAGGGAGGGGCTAGAGGGGGTTCGAGTAAGAGCCGAGGTCCACGCCTACGGGCTTCCGAGGGGCTACAATTGGGCCGTCTTGGCCGGAGTAGATGAGGCGCTGAAGCTCTTCGAGGGCAGAAGCGTCGACGTCTACGCTATGGAGGAGGGCACGGTCTTCAGAGCCCTCCAGCCTCTCGTGTTGATAGAAGGCCCGTACTCCGAGTTCGTGGAGCTCGAGACGAGTCTGCTCGGAATGCTCAGGTTCTACACAAGCATCGCGACAAAGGCGGCTAGAATAAAGAAAGCGGCTGGCGAGAAGACCGTGCTGTTCTTTGGCCTCAGGTGCGTGCACCCAATCGTTCAGCCCGCAGTGGATAGAGCCGCTCTGATAGGCGGGGTCGACGGAGTTAGCGGAGCCCTATCCAGGAAGTACAACGAGGTAGAGCCCGTGGGCACAATGCCCCACTCCCTCGTGATAGTTCTCGGCGGCGTCGAGAGAGCGGCTGAGGCATTCGACAAGCACGTCGAGCCTGAAGTCCCGAGGATCGTGTTAGTGGACACCTTCTTAGACGAGCGGGAGGAGGCTCTGAGAGCGGCTAGGACTCTCGGGGAGAGGCTGAGCGGCGTCAGGCTCGATACGCCCAGCTCGAGGAGAGGAGACATGAGGAGAATCGTTGAGGAGGTGAGATGGGCTCTGAGGCTCGAGGGCTTCGAGCGTGTCAAGATTTTCGTCAGCGGGGGAATCGATGAGGAGGAGGCGGCCGGGCTGAGAGACTTAGTAGACGGCTTCGGCGTTGGCACATCCATAGCCTTTCCCCCCAGCGTCGACATCAGCATGGACATAGTGGAGGTAATGGAAGGAGGCGCTTGGAGGCCCAGGACCAAGAGGGGGAAACTGCCGGGGGCCAGACAGGTCTACAGGTGCAGCGTCAACGAAGATCACGTCGTAAGGTGGGGCGCGTCGGCGCCCGAGTGCTCGGACGGAACCTCACCAGAACCTCTGCTCAAGCCGGCTGTGATGAGAGGAAGAATCGTGAGGACACCGAGGCCCCTCGCCGAGGTCAGAAAGAGGGTGCTCGCGCAGTTATCTCAGCTAAGTCTCTGA
- a CDS encoding winged helix-turn-helix domain-containing protein produces MDSTQAVEKRKYRSDVEILYEIMSTVAASGDRGVKKTHLMYRTNLNSKMLSRYLDLLKSADCIEEIAVAKSKIVKMRPAGRKALIALKALYRILYPPKRSAEEEFIVRELQKLGEMGWNVKIGREVMGRSGADYKPTAVLVREGERYLVQVILGLEETEAKLELLDLIMSALDSNSKAIAVTDRIEIASITPEPAKALVKVVESRPMETLIERIVSLIGGARSIL; encoded by the coding sequence ATGGATAGCACCCAAGCGGTCGAGAAAAGGAAATACAGATCGGACGTGGAGATACTCTATGAGATAATGAGCACTGTTGCGGCCTCCGGCGACAGAGGTGTGAAGAAGACGCATTTGATGTATAGGACCAATCTCAACTCGAAGATGTTGAGCAGATATCTCGATCTCCTAAAGTCGGCCGACTGCATCGAAGAGATCGCGGTGGCGAAATCCAAAATCGTGAAGATGAGGCCGGCCGGTAGGAAGGCCCTCATCGCTCTCAAGGCCCTCTACAGGATTCTTTACCCCCCTAAGAGGTCCGCGGAGGAGGAGTTCATCGTTAGAGAGTTGCAGAAGCTAGGCGAGATGGGTTGGAACGTGAAGATCGGGAGAGAAGTCATGGGGAGGTCGGGGGCGGACTACAAGCCCACCGCCGTGCTGGTCCGCGAGGGCGAGAGATACCTCGTCCAGGTCATTTTAGGTCTCGAGGAGACGGAGGCGAAGCTCGAGTTACTCGATCTCATAATGTCAGCGCTCGACTCGAACTCTAAGGCTATCGCCGTGACGGATAGAATAGAGATCGCTTCGATAACGCCTGAACCCGCGAAGGCTCTCGTGAAGGTGGTCGAGAGCAGACCTATGGAGACGTTGATCGAGCGCATAGTCTCTCTCATCGGCGGCGCGAGGTCGATCTTGTAA
- a CDS encoding slipin family protein, whose translation MPTLAETLARLAWMLITLLVVVLLLSMTIKIVREYERAVVFRLGRLLGAKGPGLFFIIPFVDSLVKVDLRVVAVDVPEQKIITKDNVTVGVDAVVYYKVMDPVKAIVSVENYHFAVMMISQTTLRDVIGQVELDDLLTKREEINKRLQKIIDELTDPWGIKVTTVTLKEVKLPESMLRAMAKQAEAERFRRARVIEAEGERQAASIMSEAAEFYEIHPLAMRLRELQTLIEVAREKNLIVVMPQEFSQMGGLLALTRASQQREKSGESG comes from the coding sequence GTGCCCACGCTCGCCGAGACCTTAGCTAGATTGGCTTGGATGTTGATAACGCTACTCGTAGTCGTCCTCCTCCTCTCCATGACCATTAAGATAGTGCGTGAGTACGAGAGAGCGGTCGTGTTCAGGCTCGGCAGGCTGCTGGGAGCTAAGGGGCCCGGACTCTTCTTCATTATTCCATTCGTCGATTCCCTGGTCAAAGTGGACCTCAGAGTCGTCGCCGTCGACGTACCCGAGCAGAAGATAATCACAAAGGACAACGTCACGGTGGGAGTAGATGCCGTGGTGTACTATAAGGTCATGGATCCGGTAAAGGCCATAGTTAGCGTTGAGAACTACCACTTCGCGGTGATGATGATCTCCCAGACTACGTTGAGAGACGTCATAGGTCAGGTCGAGTTAGACGACCTCCTGACTAAAAGAGAAGAGATCAATAAGAGACTTCAGAAGATAATCGACGAGTTGACGGATCCTTGGGGCATAAAGGTGACGACCGTCACGCTCAAGGAGGTTAAGCTGCCCGAGAGCATGCTGAGGGCTATGGCCAAGCAGGCCGAGGCCGAGAGGTTCAGGAGAGCCAGAGTAATCGAGGCCGAGGGCGAGAGGCAGGCCGCCAGCATAATGTCAGAGGCCGCGGAGTTCTACGAGATACACCCGCTGGCCATGAGATTGAGAGAGCTCCAGACCCTCATAGAGGTGGCCAGGGAGAAGAATCTAATTGTAGTGATGCCTCAGGAGTTCTCGCAGATGGGTGGGCTGCTGGCGCTCACGAGGGCATCTCAGCAGAGGGAGAAGAGCGGCGAGAGCGGGTGA